The Bombus fervidus isolate BK054 chromosome 6, iyBomFerv1, whole genome shotgun sequence genome contains a region encoding:
- the LOC139987900 gene encoding uncharacterized protein isoform X2 translates to MSGKSRKVKNPLLSAAGEGFPFENYTENAFLMPVTPATPAVLRDGAELNNFVGQEPASSQNSTTSATAADADSEFTPIPLHPEESKNPPSQPTKQGYLTSILSSLPNLSLSSITGDNLTSQANQGVEKETGVQNTNPYVPSHDRNSLTDTSPPVVANFHDPRRTNFAGSVEVNSGISGNLSTPQQPTVPPTLPSSTNGPISYRLGSQRRLKYALPPDLTSNASKQYSAPVTQPLAISNIATPNIFNPNESIAPVPSYQPVETSISTNSPSLQRSTPEYLSQANSLQESFRSSPVTATVPYSSTGTSRSVTPQNQNSGSETVPVVDRPNVPLSSARTIPLQVPEPITPQNTPANVSYYAFDAYAGQRDFPSKTVNLEKEPVVAKSQTDSPLPVLKDSTVKPSAEAKPSVTFAPVSAVQVSKKLEHLLAERKEDSPDLPTDTSTKVEESAKQCEIAESFDNVNLTSTEDKYDLPKSDALSNAFVRQEASEAIQPTIPSQEVQTDLEKFDAPQSHGVPSNVQPPQQYYQPQSFVSSGDFFVGKPPDQRLSSSAAVASVVSTFPAPSNNFAQSASSFFATPKEDTSSFSTFQYKEHSTNAPVDVLYSGNDLQQVSFSNSIDSSFASPSIPAAQSLWDGNQISQTVIATCNASAQQPQQPLFYNPAQFQELPQYPPASHLYAPPVQNITTNHAHHHFNNFAGPTQTYDITSGIGIEFPTTSPLTATVPEPTGSATLNPVQMSVNPLGGRENTDGVSNIQNLVGGSMDKRTQYRRVYHHWFYRKKVEHKVLWLPFTMQDSLRLEEVHNSSEITPETTVATDGGRYDVDILRRQRSPVYWNGESTEVRRCSWFFKGPTESRYVPYDESIAAKLEEEYKQACLSNSWNRRIDLNSGEHIIFHSATVQAHYLTAASPELAASWGNSAGAGSRPKVIKRGLDEFHIEDGEPEKVDHLLFIVHGIGSVCDLKFRTVEEVVDEFRSISLQLVQSHYRTASEQRTVNRIEVLPISWHTTLHSEDTGIDKKLEAITLESIPKLRHFTNDTLLDILFYTSPVYCQTITETVGNEINRLAALFKKRNPNFDGGIYLGGHSLGSLILFDLLCHQKPSDDTPCDDSETNEEQNQENIDPSQLSVAKRRLSKKISYVVGSAGTGQPYIHYTQLHFHPRAFFALGSPIGMFVTVRGIDMLGEDFVLPTCPAFFNIFHPFDPVAYRVEALINPDAPKYRPMLIPHHKGRKRMHLELKETMARVGADLKQRLLDSVRSTWNSVYQLAVFHKSDNNTLEREIDKVMEEQLQQTVSDQQTNDDIGVELKVGNLNGGRRIDYVLQEAPFEYINEYIFALTSHVCYWESEDTMLMILKEIYGSVGIQTDAQLPQQTLCVERLSPSPSLSSSSKCDGIPPMPRVIGMNPTTPISEKPVSPPPKSGFVKKS, encoded by the exons ATGAGTGGTAAATCACGTAAAGTGAAAAATCCATTATTATCAGCTGCTGGTGAAGGCTTTCCGTTTGAAAATTACACCGAAAATGCATTTTTGATGCCAGTTACGCCTGCTACACCTGCGGTACTCCGCGATG GTGCTGAACTGAACAACTTCGTAGGTCAGGAGCCGGCGAGTTCACAGAATTCAACAACATCGGCAACTGCAGCCGATGCGGATAGTGAATTCACGCCAATACCCTTGCATCCTGAAGAAAGCAAGAATCCACCGAGTCAGCCAACGAAACAAGGCTACCTCACCTCTATTCTTTCCTCCTTGCCGAATTTATCATTGTCATCGATTACCGGCGACAATTTGACATCTCAGGCGAATCAAGGAGTCGAGAAAGAAACCGGTGTACAGAATACAAATCCTTATGTGCCTTCGCATGATCGTAACTCGTTGACGGATACGTCACCTCCTGTAGTCGCCAATTTTCACGATCCTCGACGCACGAATTTTGCAGGATCCGTCGAGGTTAATTCTGGAATTAGCGGAAATTTGTCAACCCCGCAACAACCGACGGTGCCACCTACGCTTCCTTCGTCAACGAAtg GGCCTATTTCATATCGGCTTGGTAGTCAAAGACGTCTTAAATACGCACTGCCGCCCGATTTAACATCAAACGCGTCCAAACAATATTCCGCCCCGGTAACTCAGCCGTTAGCCATATCGAATATCGCAACACCTAATATATTCAATCCAAACGAATCTATCGCGCCAGTTCCAAGTTACCAACCCGTTGAAACGTCGATATCCACCAATTCACCGTCGTTACAACGTTCGACGCCGGAGTATCTGTCACAGGCCAACTCTTTGCAAGAGTCTTTTAGGTCCAGTCCAGTGACAGCAACAGTTCCTTACAGCTCTACCGGCACTTCGCGAAGTGTGACGCCTCAAAATCAAAATTCGGGTTCCGAAACTGTTCCTGTCGTCGACAGACCAAACGTTCCTCTGTCGTCTGCCCGGACAATTCCTCTGCAAGTTCCGGAACCGATTACTCCACAGAATACTCCGGCCAACGTTTCTTACTACGCGTTTGACGCATACGCTGGTCAACGAGATTTCCCTTCGAAGACGGTCAACTTAGAGAAAGAACCGGTGGTAGCGAAGAGTCAAACAGACTCGCCTTTGCCAGTTTTGAAGGACAGTACTGTGAAACCAAGCGCGGAAGCCAAACCTTCTGTAACCTTTGCGCCAGTGTCTGCGGTTCAAGTTTCGAAGAAGTTGGAACACTTGCTTGCCGAACGAAAGGAAGATTCGCCGGATCTACCCACCGATACGTCAACGAAAGTCGAGGAAAGTGCAAAACAGTGTGAAATCGCTGAGAGTTTCGACAATGTAAATTTAACTAGTACTGAAGACAAGTACGATTTACCGAAATCTGACGCGTTAAGCAATGCGTTTGTAAGACAAGAGGCTTCAGAGGCGATACAGCCAACGATACCTTCTCAGGAAGTGCAGACAGACCTCGAAAAGTTCGATGCACCGCAGAGTCATGGTGTTCCATCGAACGTGCAACCGCCACAACAATATTATCAACCCCAGTCTTTCGTATCGAGTGGCGACTTCTTTGTGGGAAAGCCGCCAGACCAGAGGTTGAGTTCTTCTGCTGCGGTTGCTTCAGTCGTCAGCACATTTCCCGCTCCCTCGAACAATTTCGCACAATCTGCGAGCTCGTTCTTCGCTACGCCGAAGGAGGATACCAGCTCGTTTTCTACTTTCCAGTACAAAGAACATAGCACGAATGCTCCCGTAGATGTACTTTATTCGGGAAACGATTTGCAACAAGTGTCGTTTAGTAACTCGATCGATTCCAGTTTCGCTAGTCCTTCGATACCCGCAGCTCAGTCGCTGTGGGACGGTAATCAAATTTCTCAGACTGTGATTGCAACATGTAACGCTTCTGCTCAACAACCGCAACAGCCTTTGTTCTACAATCCCGCACAATTTCAAGAATTACCGCAATACCCACCTGCAAGTCACTTGTACGCGCCACCAGTGCAAAATATAACAACGAACCACGCTCATCAccatttcaataatttcgCTGGACCAACGCAAACGTACGATATAACGAGTGGAATTGGCATTGAATTTCCTACTACGTCTCCTCTGACGGCAACCGTACCCGAACCCACAGGTTCGGCTACGCTGAATCCAGTTCAGATGTCAGTTAACCCGTTGGGTGGACGCGAGAACACTGACGGTGTTTCTAATATTCAGAACTTG GTTGGTGGCTCTATGGATAAACGCACGCAGTACAGAAGAGTGTATCACCATTGGTTTTATCGCAAGAAAGTGGAACACAAAGTGCTATGGCTTCCGTTCACCATGCAAGACAGCTTGCGTTTAGAAGAGGTTCACAACTCTAGTGAAATTACTCCTGAAACGACAGTTGCTACTGACGGAGGTCGTTACGACGTGGACATTTTACGTCGTCAGAGATCCCCCGTTTATTGGAATGGAGAATCGACGGAAGTGAGACGATGTTCTTGGTTCTTCAAAGGACCAACCGAGTCAAGATACGTTCCTTACGACGAAAGCATTGCTGCCAAACTCGAGGAAGAGTATAAACAAGCATGTCTGTCGAACAGTTGGAACCGAAGGATCGACTTGAACAGCGGAGAACACATCATCTTTCACAGTGCCACAGTTCAGGCCCATTATTTGACAGCTGCATCACCGGAATTGGCAGCTTCGTGGGGAAATAGCGCg GGTGCTGGTAGTAGGCCTAAGGTGATAAAAAGAGGCCTTGACGAGTTCCACATCGAAGATGGCGAGCCTGAGAAAGTGGATCATCTTCTGTTCATCGTTCATGGCATTGGAAGCGTTTGTGACTTGAAATTCCGAACCGTGGAAGAAGTTG TCGACGAATTTCGAAGTATTTCGCTGCAGTTAGTCCAGTCACATTATCGAACCGCCAGTGAACAGAGAACCGTGAATAGGATAGAAGTTTTACCAATTTCGTGGCACACGACGCTTCATTCCGAGGATACTggaatcgataaaaaattagaagcgATCACTTTGGAGAGTATACCGAAATTACGACATTTCACCAATGACACGTTGCTCGACATACTTTTCTATACTAGTCCCGTATATTGTCAAACCATCACAGAGACGGttggaaatgaaataaacagACTAGCCGCTCTTTTCAAAAAACGTAACCCGAATTTCGATGGTGGAATATATCTGGGCGGCCATTCTTTAGgtagtttaattttatttgatctCCTGTGCCATCAGAAACCGTCGGATGATACACCGTGTGATGACAGCGAAACTAACGAAGAGCAA AATCAAGAAAATATCGATCCCTCTCAATTATCCGTAGCGAAACGACGTCTCAGTAAAAAGATAAGCTACGTAGTAGGTTCTGCCGGAACGGGTCAGCCTTACATACACTATACACAGTTACATTTTCACCCACGTGCCTTTTTCGCTCTCGGTAGTCCAATTGGTATGTTCGTGACAGTTCGTGGCATTGATATGCTCGGGGAAGACTTTGTATTACCAACGTGCCCCGCCTTTTTCAACATATTTCACCCGTTCGACCCAGTAGCTTATAGAGTCGAAGCACTCATTAATCCAGATGCTCCTAAGTATCGACCAATGTTGATTCCCCACCATAAGGGACGTAAGAGAATGCATTTAG AATTAAAGGAAACAATGGCGCGGGTCGGCGCGGATCTGAAGCAGAGGCTACTGGATTCCGTAAGAAGTACATGGAATTCTGTCTATCAGTTGGCGGTGTTTCACAAATCAGATAATAACACACTGGAGCGTGAAATAGATAAAGTTATGGAAGAACAGTTGCAACAAACAGTTTCGGATCAACAAACTAACGACGATATCGGTGTTGAGCTTAAAGTGGGCAACCTAAATGGTGGGCGAAGAATAGATTACGTCCTTCAAGAAGCTCCGTTCGAGTACATTAACGAGTACATTTTTGCATTGACAAGTCACGTCTGTTACTG GGAGTCTGAGGATACCATGCTGATGATTTTAAAGGAAATATATGGCTCCGTTGGCATTCAGACAGACGCACAACTTCCACAGCAAACGTTGTGCGTAGAACGGCTGTCCCCATCGCCATCCTTGTCGTCGTCCTCTAAATGTGACGGGATACCGCCTATGCCACGTGTCATTGGAATGAATCCTACTACACCTATATCTGAAAAACCTGTTAGCCCACCGCCTAAAAGCGGATTTGTTAAAAAGTCATGA
- the LOC139987900 gene encoding uncharacterized protein isoform X1 produces MSGKSRKVKNPLLSAAGEGFPFENYTENAFLMPVTPATPAVLRDGAELNNFVGQEPASSQNSTTSATAADADSEFTPIPLHPEESKNPPSQPTKQGYLTSILSSLPNLSLSSITGDNLTSQANQGVEKETGVQNTNPYVPSHDRNSLTDTSPPVVANFHDPRRTNFAGSVEVNSGISGNLSTPQQPTVPPTLPSSTNGPISYRLGSQRRLKYALPPDLTSNASKQYSAPVTQPLAISNIATPNIFNPNESIAPVPSYQPVETSISTNSPSLQRSTPEYLSQANSLQESFRSSPVTATVPYSSTGTSRSVTPQNQNSGSETVPVVDRPNVPLSSARTIPLQVPEPITPQNTPANVSYYAFDAYAGQRDFPSKTVNLEKEPVVAKSQTDSPLPVLKDSTVKPSAEAKPSVTFAPVSAVQVSKKLEHLLAERKEDSPDLPTDTSTKVEESAKQCEIAESFDNVNLTSTEDKYDLPKSDALSNAFVRQEASEAIQPTIPSQEVQTDLEKFDAPQSHGVPSNVQPPQQYYQPQSFVSSGDFFVGKPPDQRLSSSAAVASVVSTFPAPSNNFAQSASSFFATPKEDTSSFSTFQYKEHSTNAPVDVLYSGNDLQQVSFSNSIDSSFASPSIPAAQSLWDGNQISQTVIATCNASAQQPQQPLFYNPAQFQELPQYPPASHLYAPPVQNITTNHAHHHFNNFAGPTQTYDITSGIGIEFPTTSPLTATVPEPTGSATLNPVQMSVNPLGGRENTDGVSNIQNLVGGSMDKRTQYRRVYHHWFYRKKVEHKVLWLPFTMQDSLRLEEVHNSSEITPETTVATDGGRYDVDILRRQRSPVYWNGESTEVRRCSWFFKGPTESRYVPYDESIAAKLEEEYKQACLSNSWNRRIDLNSGEHIIFHSATVQAHYLTAASPELAASWGNSAGSEDSAYLQGAGSRPKVIKRGLDEFHIEDGEPEKVDHLLFIVHGIGSVCDLKFRTVEEVVDEFRSISLQLVQSHYRTASEQRTVNRIEVLPISWHTTLHSEDTGIDKKLEAITLESIPKLRHFTNDTLLDILFYTSPVYCQTITETVGNEINRLAALFKKRNPNFDGGIYLGGHSLGSLILFDLLCHQKPSDDTPCDDSETNEEQNQENIDPSQLSVAKRRLSKKISYVVGSAGTGQPYIHYTQLHFHPRAFFALGSPIGMFVTVRGIDMLGEDFVLPTCPAFFNIFHPFDPVAYRVEALINPDAPKYRPMLIPHHKGRKRMHLELKETMARVGADLKQRLLDSVRSTWNSVYQLAVFHKSDNNTLEREIDKVMEEQLQQTVSDQQTNDDIGVELKVGNLNGGRRIDYVLQEAPFEYINEYIFALTSHVCYWESEDTMLMILKEIYGSVGIQTDAQLPQQTLCVERLSPSPSLSSSSKCDGIPPMPRVIGMNPTTPISEKPVSPPPKSGFVKKS; encoded by the exons ATGAGTGGTAAATCACGTAAAGTGAAAAATCCATTATTATCAGCTGCTGGTGAAGGCTTTCCGTTTGAAAATTACACCGAAAATGCATTTTTGATGCCAGTTACGCCTGCTACACCTGCGGTACTCCGCGATG GTGCTGAACTGAACAACTTCGTAGGTCAGGAGCCGGCGAGTTCACAGAATTCAACAACATCGGCAACTGCAGCCGATGCGGATAGTGAATTCACGCCAATACCCTTGCATCCTGAAGAAAGCAAGAATCCACCGAGTCAGCCAACGAAACAAGGCTACCTCACCTCTATTCTTTCCTCCTTGCCGAATTTATCATTGTCATCGATTACCGGCGACAATTTGACATCTCAGGCGAATCAAGGAGTCGAGAAAGAAACCGGTGTACAGAATACAAATCCTTATGTGCCTTCGCATGATCGTAACTCGTTGACGGATACGTCACCTCCTGTAGTCGCCAATTTTCACGATCCTCGACGCACGAATTTTGCAGGATCCGTCGAGGTTAATTCTGGAATTAGCGGAAATTTGTCAACCCCGCAACAACCGACGGTGCCACCTACGCTTCCTTCGTCAACGAAtg GGCCTATTTCATATCGGCTTGGTAGTCAAAGACGTCTTAAATACGCACTGCCGCCCGATTTAACATCAAACGCGTCCAAACAATATTCCGCCCCGGTAACTCAGCCGTTAGCCATATCGAATATCGCAACACCTAATATATTCAATCCAAACGAATCTATCGCGCCAGTTCCAAGTTACCAACCCGTTGAAACGTCGATATCCACCAATTCACCGTCGTTACAACGTTCGACGCCGGAGTATCTGTCACAGGCCAACTCTTTGCAAGAGTCTTTTAGGTCCAGTCCAGTGACAGCAACAGTTCCTTACAGCTCTACCGGCACTTCGCGAAGTGTGACGCCTCAAAATCAAAATTCGGGTTCCGAAACTGTTCCTGTCGTCGACAGACCAAACGTTCCTCTGTCGTCTGCCCGGACAATTCCTCTGCAAGTTCCGGAACCGATTACTCCACAGAATACTCCGGCCAACGTTTCTTACTACGCGTTTGACGCATACGCTGGTCAACGAGATTTCCCTTCGAAGACGGTCAACTTAGAGAAAGAACCGGTGGTAGCGAAGAGTCAAACAGACTCGCCTTTGCCAGTTTTGAAGGACAGTACTGTGAAACCAAGCGCGGAAGCCAAACCTTCTGTAACCTTTGCGCCAGTGTCTGCGGTTCAAGTTTCGAAGAAGTTGGAACACTTGCTTGCCGAACGAAAGGAAGATTCGCCGGATCTACCCACCGATACGTCAACGAAAGTCGAGGAAAGTGCAAAACAGTGTGAAATCGCTGAGAGTTTCGACAATGTAAATTTAACTAGTACTGAAGACAAGTACGATTTACCGAAATCTGACGCGTTAAGCAATGCGTTTGTAAGACAAGAGGCTTCAGAGGCGATACAGCCAACGATACCTTCTCAGGAAGTGCAGACAGACCTCGAAAAGTTCGATGCACCGCAGAGTCATGGTGTTCCATCGAACGTGCAACCGCCACAACAATATTATCAACCCCAGTCTTTCGTATCGAGTGGCGACTTCTTTGTGGGAAAGCCGCCAGACCAGAGGTTGAGTTCTTCTGCTGCGGTTGCTTCAGTCGTCAGCACATTTCCCGCTCCCTCGAACAATTTCGCACAATCTGCGAGCTCGTTCTTCGCTACGCCGAAGGAGGATACCAGCTCGTTTTCTACTTTCCAGTACAAAGAACATAGCACGAATGCTCCCGTAGATGTACTTTATTCGGGAAACGATTTGCAACAAGTGTCGTTTAGTAACTCGATCGATTCCAGTTTCGCTAGTCCTTCGATACCCGCAGCTCAGTCGCTGTGGGACGGTAATCAAATTTCTCAGACTGTGATTGCAACATGTAACGCTTCTGCTCAACAACCGCAACAGCCTTTGTTCTACAATCCCGCACAATTTCAAGAATTACCGCAATACCCACCTGCAAGTCACTTGTACGCGCCACCAGTGCAAAATATAACAACGAACCACGCTCATCAccatttcaataatttcgCTGGACCAACGCAAACGTACGATATAACGAGTGGAATTGGCATTGAATTTCCTACTACGTCTCCTCTGACGGCAACCGTACCCGAACCCACAGGTTCGGCTACGCTGAATCCAGTTCAGATGTCAGTTAACCCGTTGGGTGGACGCGAGAACACTGACGGTGTTTCTAATATTCAGAACTTG GTTGGTGGCTCTATGGATAAACGCACGCAGTACAGAAGAGTGTATCACCATTGGTTTTATCGCAAGAAAGTGGAACACAAAGTGCTATGGCTTCCGTTCACCATGCAAGACAGCTTGCGTTTAGAAGAGGTTCACAACTCTAGTGAAATTACTCCTGAAACGACAGTTGCTACTGACGGAGGTCGTTACGACGTGGACATTTTACGTCGTCAGAGATCCCCCGTTTATTGGAATGGAGAATCGACGGAAGTGAGACGATGTTCTTGGTTCTTCAAAGGACCAACCGAGTCAAGATACGTTCCTTACGACGAAAGCATTGCTGCCAAACTCGAGGAAGAGTATAAACAAGCATGTCTGTCGAACAGTTGGAACCGAAGGATCGACTTGAACAGCGGAGAACACATCATCTTTCACAGTGCCACAGTTCAGGCCCATTATTTGACAGCTGCATCACCGGAATTGGCAGCTTCGTGGGGAAATAGCGCg GGCTCAGAGGACAGTGCATATTTACAGGGTGCTGGTAGTAGGCCTAAGGTGATAAAAAGAGGCCTTGACGAGTTCCACATCGAAGATGGCGAGCCTGAGAAAGTGGATCATCTTCTGTTCATCGTTCATGGCATTGGAAGCGTTTGTGACTTGAAATTCCGAACCGTGGAAGAAGTTG TCGACGAATTTCGAAGTATTTCGCTGCAGTTAGTCCAGTCACATTATCGAACCGCCAGTGAACAGAGAACCGTGAATAGGATAGAAGTTTTACCAATTTCGTGGCACACGACGCTTCATTCCGAGGATACTggaatcgataaaaaattagaagcgATCACTTTGGAGAGTATACCGAAATTACGACATTTCACCAATGACACGTTGCTCGACATACTTTTCTATACTAGTCCCGTATATTGTCAAACCATCACAGAGACGGttggaaatgaaataaacagACTAGCCGCTCTTTTCAAAAAACGTAACCCGAATTTCGATGGTGGAATATATCTGGGCGGCCATTCTTTAGgtagtttaattttatttgatctCCTGTGCCATCAGAAACCGTCGGATGATACACCGTGTGATGACAGCGAAACTAACGAAGAGCAA AATCAAGAAAATATCGATCCCTCTCAATTATCCGTAGCGAAACGACGTCTCAGTAAAAAGATAAGCTACGTAGTAGGTTCTGCCGGAACGGGTCAGCCTTACATACACTATACACAGTTACATTTTCACCCACGTGCCTTTTTCGCTCTCGGTAGTCCAATTGGTATGTTCGTGACAGTTCGTGGCATTGATATGCTCGGGGAAGACTTTGTATTACCAACGTGCCCCGCCTTTTTCAACATATTTCACCCGTTCGACCCAGTAGCTTATAGAGTCGAAGCACTCATTAATCCAGATGCTCCTAAGTATCGACCAATGTTGATTCCCCACCATAAGGGACGTAAGAGAATGCATTTAG AATTAAAGGAAACAATGGCGCGGGTCGGCGCGGATCTGAAGCAGAGGCTACTGGATTCCGTAAGAAGTACATGGAATTCTGTCTATCAGTTGGCGGTGTTTCACAAATCAGATAATAACACACTGGAGCGTGAAATAGATAAAGTTATGGAAGAACAGTTGCAACAAACAGTTTCGGATCAACAAACTAACGACGATATCGGTGTTGAGCTTAAAGTGGGCAACCTAAATGGTGGGCGAAGAATAGATTACGTCCTTCAAGAAGCTCCGTTCGAGTACATTAACGAGTACATTTTTGCATTGACAAGTCACGTCTGTTACTG GGAGTCTGAGGATACCATGCTGATGATTTTAAAGGAAATATATGGCTCCGTTGGCATTCAGACAGACGCACAACTTCCACAGCAAACGTTGTGCGTAGAACGGCTGTCCCCATCGCCATCCTTGTCGTCGTCCTCTAAATGTGACGGGATACCGCCTATGCCACGTGTCATTGGAATGAATCCTACTACACCTATATCTGAAAAACCTGTTAGCCCACCGCCTAAAAGCGGATTTGTTAAAAAGTCATGA
- the LOC139987903 gene encoding uncharacterized protein produces MSALTCFWFLFVCYLVCIKCAIVFDDTSIVNPIGSIDGDSRKNWTLFRQSLNSKAPQTPHWILSIQRSMDKEVFKQLENTGDDGILVSSTDACSRYCIDRYNKNGVNKQYINVFWTDNINMLDQPRPKDHSQLLLKTESTDTRNSNNIVKNCQIYLDLNCNITETGTASNYADRVFQPNVENSERNKNDRSRFIDPVGIKIAEKYNLNGQTQMNFLVNSTIHRIIVDIDGNVSNALLQIPMDATASRDVTAISWTHKGGPNGVRIDTRNAPPGEWRMKLVGVEDSKYRFVVQGLVDEENDVDKLFSPDLRSNGNINNEANRYDRSNIKNEADISRDEKETFNDKIMPINSDITVVEQQNLDATSSYKLVGNRKIAQERSLKYVIQDRDENEEIRREISTEYNLSMITPTTESMLLNLYEYVTIVDTNKNLTVTSNSSNEKFVEKMIPIEEWDKSHKKSSIGVIDNLDVDIRTPIQKNVDTSMRMIETRDNHELSEELANYANENIIEEKTMLIEVNRNSNLLVTPGTIHRIVFDVMNSCILPVRYVFRVKSTPFRLYNIQPAYTWIYPGQMSNVAVDLIVPDNVAPDTANTVTLFILGTEIKEKSVYLYVKGSLSKLTDDVKPTTEYSFNNNCAGKLVKNQCYKSRWSVDITIQDYDSGLKSVISSLNNVYPRTEFISGTRSPVTFYYSATCCDKTVKITAIDLLDNYSTITIDVTAWNNLSEAEIAAITVGVLMALLFIIAITVLIIYCIRKRKSHDLPYTQRYGSRPPTQSERTTF; encoded by the exons ATGTCAGCGTTAACGTGTTTCTGGTTCTTGTTTGTTTGTTACTTGGTGTGTATCAAATGCGCGATAGTTTTCGACGATACGTCGATTGTGAACCCTATTGGAAGTATCGATGGAGATTCGAGAAAAAACTGGACGCTTTTCAGACAATCGTTAAATTCGAAAGCTCCACAGACACCTCATTGGATTCTTTCGATACAGCGTTCAATGGATAAGGAAGTTTTTAAACAATTAGAAAATACCGGTGATGATGGAATTTTAGTTTCCTCCACGGACGCGTGTTCCAG GTACTGCATTGATAGATACAACAAGAACGGAgtcaataaacaatatatcaATGTCTTCTGGACTGACAACATAAACATGTTAG atCAACCTCGACCAAAAGATCATTCGCAATTGCTATTAAAAACAGAATCGACGGATACACGAAATTCGAATAACATCGTGAAAAACTGTCAG ATTTACCTTGACCTAAATTGTAACATCACTGAAACAGGAACTGCCTCGAATTACGCAGACAGAGTGTTCCAACCAAACGTGGAAAATagcgagagaaataaaaacgatAGGAGCAGGTTTATCGATCCTGTTggc ATAAAAATAgcggaaaaatataatttgaacgGACAGACGCAAATGAATTTCCTAGTGAACAGTACAATTCATCGAATCATCGTAGACATCGATGGAAACGTTTCGAACGCATTGCTTCAAATACCCATGG ACGCAACAGCGTCGAGGGACGTAACGGCGATATCTTGGACGCATAAGGGAGGTCCGAACGGAGTGAGAATTGACACGCGAAATGCGCCACCTGGAGAGTGGCGCATGAAACTTGTAGGGGTAGAAGATTCAAAATATCGCTTCGTCGTGCAGGGTCTAGTGGACGAAGAGAACGACGTGGACAAACTGTTTTCACCGGATCTGCGATCGAACG GAAACATCAACAATGAAGCGAATAGATATGATCGTTcaaacattaaaaatgaaGCAGATATATCACGAGATGAAAAAGAGACatttaatgataaaataatg CCGATTAATTCTGATATAACTGTAGTTGAACAACAAAATTTGGATGCTACAAGTAGTTACAAATTAGtgggaaatagaaaaatagcaCAAGAAAGATCACTAAAATATGTTATTCAAGATCGAGATGAAAATGAGGAAATAAGGAGAGAAATTTCAACAGAATACAATTTGTCGATGATTACTCCTACTACTGAAAGCATGTTGCTTAATTTATATGAGTATGTTACTATCGTAGatactaataaaaatttaactgtTACTTCGAATTCTTCGAATGagaaatttgttgaaaaaatgATTCCAATAGag GAATGGGATAAGTCTCATAAAAAATCTTCTATTGGAGTAATCGATAACCTCGACGTTGATATCAGAACACCAATACAAAAAAACGTTGATACATCTATGAGGATGATAGAAACTCGAGATAATCATGAACTATCCGAGGAATTGGCAAACTAtgctaatgaaaatattatcgagGAGAAAACAATGCTTATAGAGGTAAACAGAAATAGCAATCTGCTTGTTACACCAGGAACGATACACAGAATAGTATTTGATGTGATGAACAGTTGTATTTTGCCTGTCAGATATGTATTCAGAGTAAAGAGCACTCCTTTCAGATTGTACAACATTCAACCAGCCTA caCATGGATATATCCCGGACAGATGAGCAACGTAGCGGTAGATTTGATTGTACCTGATAATGTTGCACCGGATACAGCTAATACTGTCACGTTATTTATCTTGGGTAcagaaataaaggaaaaatctGTATATCTATACGTAAAAGGATCACTTTCAAAG TTAACCGATGATGTAAAGCCAACTACTGAATATTCTTTCAATAATAACTGCGCTGGAAAATTGGTAAAAAATCAATGCTATAAATCCCGTTGGAGCGTCGACATTACAATTCAAGATTACGACTCAG gtTTGAAAAGTGTGATATCGTCACTGAACAATGTTTACCCACGTACGGAATTTATTAGTGGCACAAGAAGCCCTGTAACATTCTATTATTCTGCTACGTGTTGTGATAAGACAGTTAAAATTACGGCAATAGATTTATTAGATAATTACAGCACTATAACGATAGATGTCACAG CATGGAACAACTTATCAGAAGCTGAGATAGCAGCTATTACAGTAGGAGTATTGATGGCTTTGTTATTCATTATTGCGATCACTGTCTTAATCATATATTGCattcgaaaaaggaaaagtcaCGACTTGCCTTATACACAACGATATGGATCAAGACCACCTACGCAGTCAGAAAGGACTACTTTCTAA